From Sporolactobacillus pectinivorans:
ATTGTAGTTTCCGAGAATCCGTTCCACGTTTCGCAGCACTTCATCTCGATCCGCTCCTTCGGTAACCTTCAGATGGCAGCTTAGAGAGAGGAAGCCTGAAGTGATCGTCCATACATGAAGATCATGCAGACTGGCCACCCCATCAATACCGCTGACTGCAAGACGGATTTCATCAAGATTAAGATTATCCGGTTTACTTTCCATCAGAATATTGACGGATTCTCTGGCAACCTGCCAGCCGCTTTTTAAAATGATCAGCGAGACAATGATACTCGCAATCGGATCGGCCAGCTGCCAGCCCGTCAAAGCAATAACTACTGCCGCAGCAATTGCTCCCACAGACCCGAGCAGATCACCAATCACGTGAATAAAAGCACTGTGCACGTTAAGGTTTTCCTTTGCTTCACCCTTCATTAGGATTCCGGCAACGGCCAGGTTGACAAACAACCCAATGACGGCAATGATCAGCATCTCGGTACTTGCCACCTCAACAGGCCGTGAAAAACGAAGAACAGCTTCAACAACGATCCACGAGGATATTGCCAAAAGCAGAACACCATTAAACAGCGCGGACAGGATTTCAAATCTGCGATAGCCAAACGTCTTCTTATTATTTGCGGCGACTTTTGCTCCAACCAGAAGTGCTGTAAAGCTCAGGCCAAGCGAAATTGAGTCACTGAGCATATGGCCTGCATCGGAGAGCAACGCAAGGCTGTGGCTGAAAAGACCCCCGATGAATTCCACAACCATAAAACCCGTGATCATGAGAAAACTGACAAGAAGTGCATTCCGATTTGCTGAATGACCATGCGCATGATCATCTTTTTTTAAAGATTTTATACTCTTTGAAAAATCTGTTGATTCCACGTTTCAATCACCCGAATTCTAGCCTTTACCAATCTGACCCGGTTCAATCACGAGTTCACGGCACTAACATATGAACATCTACTCATATGTTCAATATGTATCTTTTAAGGACAAATGTCAAGGAAAAATTAGTCTGCCAGATATCCTCAGGCTTTGCTATAATTTATTCATATTCCATGCAGAAAGGAAGTTGCGGCATGCTTTTCTCCGGTATCAGCCATTGCGCCATCATTTGCTCTGATTACAGGAAGTCCAGGCATTTCTATGTGGACCTGCTTGGATTGGCTGTTATACGTGAAACTTACAGGGAGGAACGAAAATCATTCAAGCTTGATCTTAAAGTTGGCAGCTCATCTGGGCAAATCGAGCTATTTTCATTTCCTGATTCCCCGAAAAGATTATCATATCCCGAAGCATGCGGCCTCAGGCACCTCGCTTTTAATGTGGCCGATATTGAATTTGTGAGGGATTCATTGAATCGGAAAGGAATCTTGACAGAACCGATAAGAACAGATACGTTGACCGGAAAAAAATTCACTTTTTTCAGAGATCCGGATGATCTACCCATTGAATTGTATGAAGCATAGCTAAAAATCGTACCTCAACTATCTGGTTTATCTCAGTCCATGATAAAATATAAAAATAATCATTTATATTGGGAGGCTCACAATGAGTGTACATATTGAAGCAAGACCGGGAGAAATTGCCGATAGCATTTTGCTGCCGGGTGACCCGCTGAGAGCAAAGTATATTGCAGAGACCTATCTTGAACATCCGGTCCAGTATAATCAGGTA
This genomic window contains:
- a CDS encoding VOC family protein, with the protein product MLFSGISHCAIICSDYRKSRHFYVDLLGLAVIRETYREERKSFKLDLKVGSSSGQIELFSFPDSPKRLSYPEACGLRHLAFNVADIEFVRDSLNRKGILTEPIRTDTLTGKKFTFFRDPDDLPIELYEA
- a CDS encoding cation diffusion facilitator family transporter: MESTDFSKSIKSLKKDDHAHGHSANRNALLVSFLMITGFMVVEFIGGLFSHSLALLSDAGHMLSDSISLGLSFTALLVGAKVAANNKKTFGYRRFEILSALFNGVLLLAISSWIVVEAVLRFSRPVEVASTEMLIIAVIGLFVNLAVAGILMKGEAKENLNVHSAFIHVIGDLLGSVGAIAAAVVIALTGWQLADPIASIIVSLIILKSGWQVARESVNILMESKPDNLNLDEIRLAVSGIDGVASLHDLHVWTITSGFLSLSCHLKVTEGADRDEVLRNVERILGNYNLEHSTIQIEGINYADCHSDCAHHIKNN